A window of Haliscomenobacter hydrossis DSM 1100 contains these coding sequences:
- the cmr4 gene encoding type III-B CRISPR module RAMP protein Cmr4 codes for MYQVAKPLFLYCETPLHAGTGSELGVVDLPIQRERHSGFPKIEGSSLKGAIRERFEDMIGSRDHADLYAVFGPEGDGTDNYAGAIGFTDARLLLFPVKSMKGVFGWVTCPRVLKRLLQDLSAIGKDGVLGFTEKDLPETPQMGQALVTNTSALLLTPNRIVLEEYAFSIEKDDILTEFSNWLLNHVFEHDTWWQEKIAQSLVLINDEDFRDFVTLSTEVITRTKIDNETGTVQDGALFTEEYLPESSVLYSLILASPVFPGKDQTKKKQLSHKKSFAESDANAVQAYFEDILVNKAQNRLQLGANATLGKGLIRTTLIQ; via the coding sequence ATGTATCAAGTTGCCAAACCACTATTTTTATATTGTGAAACGCCGTTGCACGCGGGTACAGGCAGCGAATTGGGCGTAGTTGACTTGCCCATTCAGCGCGAACGCCACTCGGGTTTCCCAAAAATAGAAGGCTCCAGTTTGAAAGGAGCCATTCGTGAACGATTTGAAGATATGATCGGCTCACGCGATCATGCCGATCTCTACGCTGTTTTTGGCCCGGAAGGCGACGGTACTGACAATTATGCAGGTGCAATCGGCTTTACGGATGCACGTTTGTTGTTGTTCCCAGTCAAAAGTATGAAAGGTGTTTTTGGCTGGGTGACTTGTCCTAGGGTATTGAAACGACTTTTACAGGATTTGAGTGCCATTGGAAAGGATGGAGTACTAGGTTTTACAGAAAAAGACCTTCCTGAAACGCCTCAAATGGGCCAAGCCCTGGTGACGAATACCTCAGCGCTTTTGTTGACTCCCAACCGGATTGTGTTAGAGGAATATGCCTTCAGTATCGAAAAAGATGATATTCTGACCGAGTTCAGCAACTGGCTGCTCAATCATGTATTTGAGCACGATACCTGGTGGCAGGAAAAAATTGCACAAAGCCTGGTCTTGATCAATGACGAAGATTTTCGTGATTTTGTCACCTTGTCTACTGAAGTCATCACCCGTACCAAAATTGACAATGAGACCGGTACGGTACAAGATGGCGCACTATTTACTGAAGAATATTTACCTGAGTCGAGTGTGTTGTACAGCTTAATATTGGCGAGTCCGGTTTTTCCAGGAAAAGACCAAACCAAGAAAAAGCAGCTTTCCCATAAGAAGTCTTTTGCCGAAAGTGATGCGAATGCTGTACAAGCCTATTTTGAAGACATACTGGTCAATAAAGCCCAAAACCGTCTCCAATTAGGTGCCAATGCTACCCTCGGCAAGGGACTTATTCGTACAACCTTAATTCAATAG
- a CDS encoding OmpA family protein, translating to MRTPFYISAILCFCLYNLSAQNPKNATTLPDWKIKPSELKVLNSPNRDINLSITPNGRYLYFMSGRGLQPWSQTHYTTFRGRPEADGDVWFAEKKNGEWGQPQCLQTPVNTGMGEDEPNISADGQTVYFQSWRSDWAYSGGPYYRAELHGDRWENPRGLGSGINRFFQSTGFATDGMSIAPNGRIMVIACGPQYDGPMDIFISRRDEDGFWSVPERLDVSTRQDERSVFIGADSKTLYFASNGWGGFGKLDIFKTTLEGGASTGELINIGKPFNTPDEDYGFVLDAPRNDLYFVREGDIYYANLGDNVDARIKPQPVVIINGLVREKGKGFLESNLFLLHNESDEIFSKARSNALSGEYSMSFPRYPGEFTIRVNFAEGYPSIEKKVTIDDKTPEVIEISFEVDPAIPVAEPIKPVVTVAKTPEPKTEAPTPSQNTAARVLFAFDQAVLNEAARQELAAVAEAAKKANRYTLTIIGHTDDAGAAEYNQQLSERRAKAVADYFAAQGLTAKIAAKGELVPAVTNDSEGNKAKNRRVEVVLEVE from the coding sequence ATGCGTACCCCATTCTACATTTCCGCAATCCTCTGCTTTTGCCTGTACAACCTCTCGGCGCAAAACCCCAAAAATGCCACCACACTTCCCGATTGGAAGATCAAACCCAGCGAACTTAAGGTGCTCAACTCGCCCAACCGCGACATCAATTTGTCGATTACCCCCAACGGGCGCTACCTGTATTTTATGAGTGGCCGTGGACTTCAGCCTTGGTCACAAACGCATTATACCACTTTTAGAGGTCGCCCCGAGGCGGACGGTGACGTTTGGTTTGCCGAAAAAAAGAATGGAGAATGGGGCCAGCCTCAATGTTTACAAACTCCGGTGAACACCGGCATGGGTGAAGACGAACCCAACATCTCCGCCGATGGCCAAACCGTGTATTTCCAAAGCTGGCGCAGCGACTGGGCTTACTCGGGTGGACCTTATTACCGCGCCGAACTACACGGTGATCGCTGGGAAAACCCGCGTGGTTTGGGCTCTGGCATCAACCGTTTTTTCCAAAGCACCGGATTTGCAACGGATGGGATGTCCATTGCACCAAATGGCCGGATCATGGTCATTGCTTGTGGGCCACAATATGATGGCCCTATGGATATCTTTATCAGCCGCCGGGACGAAGATGGGTTCTGGAGTGTACCCGAGCGCCTGGATGTATCAACCCGGCAAGATGAGCGTTCGGTTTTTATTGGCGCCGACAGCAAAACCCTCTATTTTGCCTCGAATGGCTGGGGTGGGTTTGGCAAACTGGACATTTTTAAAACAACCCTCGAAGGCGGTGCCAGCACGGGTGAATTGATCAACATCGGCAAACCTTTCAACACCCCGGATGAAGATTACGGTTTTGTACTGGATGCCCCACGTAACGACCTGTATTTTGTGCGTGAAGGAGACATTTATTACGCCAATCTGGGCGACAATGTGGACGCCCGTATCAAACCACAGCCCGTGGTCATCATCAATGGCCTGGTGCGGGAAAAAGGAAAGGGTTTTTTAGAATCTAACCTGTTTCTGCTACACAATGAATCCGATGAAATTTTCAGCAAAGCCCGCAGCAATGCCTTGAGCGGAGAATATTCAATGTCCTTTCCCCGCTACCCTGGGGAATTCACCATTCGTGTCAATTTTGCGGAAGGGTATCCATCCATTGAAAAAAAAGTTACCATCGATGATAAAACGCCCGAGGTCATCGAAATTTCTTTTGAAGTTGATCCCGCAATACCCGTGGCTGAACCAATAAAGCCAGTTGTCACAGTAGCTAAAACCCCCGAACCCAAAACGGAAGCCCCAACTCCATCACAAAATACTGCTGCAAGGGTTTTGTTTGCTTTTGACCAGGCCGTACTCAACGAAGCTGCACGCCAGGAATTGGCCGCGGTAGCTGAAGCTGCCAAAAAAGCCAACCGCTACACCCTGACCATCATCGGGCATACCGACGATGCAGGTGCGGCGGAATACAACCAACAATTGTCAGAACGCCGTGCCAAAGCGGTGGCAGACTATTTTGCTGCGCAAGGACTGACGGCAAAGATTGCGGCCAAAGGGGAGTTGGTGCCTGCCGTGACGAATGATTCGGAGGGGAATAAAGCGAAGAATCGGCGGGTGGAAGTGGTGTTGGAGGTGGAGTAG
- a CDS encoding SPOR domain-containing protein yields MTQQSIFTVIQLILSIGAGLLVGRYARPVVRKMVTAAMPMQQRLKENFLRRLGLISGLITIGFSMFTAGFVHLSTAKWLRASRTLRQDIKTGSAPAPLDIRPTRPIDDPIRVDGLLDEPDDVQQKRAAVPQLSIAQAADPVFVPTADYLQLEAFGSLENARTSAARWQAQRGTYQVWIVQSPGGTAPWKVVLGPFASLDAARQYRDQSELTGFPRSAKGLALVE; encoded by the coding sequence ATGACGCAACAAAGCATTTTTACCGTTATTCAGCTCATTCTGAGCATTGGAGCCGGCCTGTTGGTGGGGCGATATGCCCGCCCGGTGGTGCGCAAAATGGTCACTGCGGCCATGCCTATGCAGCAGCGTTTGAAAGAGAATTTTCTGCGCCGCCTGGGTTTGATTTCCGGCTTGATTACCATTGGATTTTCGATGTTTACCGCTGGTTTTGTTCACCTCAGCACGGCCAAGTGGTTGCGTGCGTCGCGAACGCTGCGCCAGGACATCAAAACGGGCAGCGCGCCGGCTCCGCTGGACATACGCCCCACGCGACCGATAGACGACCCCATCAGAGTAGATGGCTTACTCGACGAACCAGATGACGTACAACAAAAACGGGCTGCAGTCCCTCAACTATCCATCGCCCAGGCAGCAGACCCTGTCTTTGTCCCCACCGCCGATTACCTGCAACTGGAAGCCTTCGGTTCTCTGGAGAATGCCCGAACCAGTGCGGCCAGGTGGCAAGCGCAACGTGGAACTTATCAGGTCTGGATTGTGCAAAGCCCGGGTGGAACGGCCCCCTGGAAAGTAGTGCTGGGTCCTTTTGCATCGCTGGATGCCGCCCGGCAGTACCGCGACCAATCCGAATTAACAGGTTTTCCCCGTTCGGCCAAGGGCTTGGCATTGGTCGAATAA
- a CDS encoding retron system putative HNH endonuclease, whose protein sequence is MKYIQKNPTAPVYLTQWIQQNQKKLTGKGGDEQWKFFKGVVKKRLQKQLLKEQGHICAYCNQRIHVSHPEDDQQMRIDHLEPKSHPQSLDKVFAYSNLVGSCFGNEREPQPKSLHCDPRKANLLLHRDLFPTDPLCEDQIEVVLRPDGAQLFGKRGDVDDSVQNVLNLNHPKLQELRKNALEAYNSLENNITPSEALALIEAYRDKDEDENFRPFSGIIITYLIQEYIA, encoded by the coding sequence ATGAAGTATATTCAGAAGAACCCCACTGCTCCAGTTTACCTAACCCAGTGGATACAACAAAATCAAAAAAAACTCACCGGAAAAGGGGGGGACGAGCAATGGAAATTTTTTAAAGGGGTAGTCAAAAAGCGCCTGCAAAAGCAATTACTCAAAGAACAAGGGCATATTTGTGCCTATTGTAATCAACGCATTCATGTGAGTCATCCCGAGGATGATCAACAAATGCGCATCGATCATTTAGAGCCAAAATCTCATCCACAAAGCCTGGATAAAGTTTTTGCATACAGTAATTTAGTTGGCTCTTGCTTTGGGAATGAACGAGAACCACAGCCGAAATCCTTGCATTGCGACCCCCGAAAGGCAAATTTATTACTGCATCGCGATTTATTTCCTACGGATCCCCTCTGTGAAGACCAAATTGAGGTTGTTTTGCGTCCAGACGGTGCACAGCTTTTCGGAAAACGCGGCGATGTTGATGACTCAGTCCAAAACGTACTCAATTTAAACCATCCAAAGTTACAAGAATTACGCAAAAATGCCCTAGAAGCATATAATTCATTAGAAAACAATATTACTCCATCTGAGGCTTTGGCATTAATTGAAGCATACCGAGATAAGGATGAGGATGAAAACTTTCGCCCATTCAGTGGCATCATCATCACCTATTTGATTCAGGAATACATCGCTTAA
- the cmr5 gene encoding type III-B CRISPR module-associated protein Cmr5, which produces MDKNTLRNSMEQRRAQAAYQDATNGFKQQSKEYVAFVNELPMLIKTNGLGATIAFATYKNDASKMVYRQLENWLKQEVNQYLLPDLQSDKRLIAALTDCSSSAYKAVTVELFAYLIWLRRFAKALDKDA; this is translated from the coding sequence ATGGACAAGAATACCCTACGCAACTCCATGGAGCAACGCCGAGCTCAGGCGGCTTACCAGGATGCTACCAATGGATTCAAACAACAAAGTAAAGAATATGTGGCTTTTGTCAATGAATTACCCATGCTCATCAAAACCAACGGGCTAGGTGCTACAATTGCATTCGCTACGTACAAAAATGATGCTTCCAAAATGGTTTATAGGCAATTGGAAAACTGGCTTAAACAAGAGGTGAATCAATATCTTCTTCCAGATTTGCAAAGTGATAAAAGACTTATCGCAGCGTTAACGGATTGTTCTTCCTCAGCATATAAAGCAGTGACGGTTGAATTGTTTGCTTACCTCATTTGGTTGCGCCGTTTTGCCAAAGCATTAGATAAAGACGCCTAA
- a CDS encoding AAA family ATPase: MEQVFSVEARQYRFLVDRIKLASFRGFQNEVEIHFEPDLTVFIAQNGGGKTTVLDALYEHLQLLEKNTFQPGKYTSILTGKDVNVNTDTFSELNADFILDFMDYELLEEPVSIEENDEDQGGALLEYRGIPIHTSFYLNKVAGIDGISIIDSEQSLSQIRAFNNLKRELCNFPVFKYYQPGERSGKNAKQDFKSITDWIERCQKMAYQAKEDSKFESRLKWLNEAISTILKDEEYEYSDFKVKYTERGDILELTKQQRFSPDKYTFSIDQLSSGERALIGIVADLAIELIEKNPNFSKNPIKEGFGVVLIDEVDVHLHPEWQLTVAQKLCAIFPNVQFVVTSHSPLVLSSLTTRQVRQITDYQIFGVDNVYGRDASYIIKVIMEVANGSLADEVKKIGDEIVQDRLSEAEQKLKALITDINSKGEDGENHPDVLRLSNLMTRKKILSR, encoded by the coding sequence ATGGAACAGGTGTTTAGTGTAGAAGCAAGGCAATATCGGTTTTTGGTAGACCGCATCAAATTGGCTTCATTTCGGGGTTTCCAAAATGAGGTGGAAATTCATTTTGAACCAGATTTGACCGTTTTCATTGCTCAGAATGGAGGAGGAAAAACGACGGTATTGGATGCCCTTTATGAGCATTTGCAGTTATTGGAGAAGAATACTTTTCAACCAGGTAAATACACCTCAATTCTGACTGGCAAAGATGTCAATGTTAATACGGACACTTTTAGTGAGCTGAATGCAGATTTTATCCTGGATTTTATGGATTATGAACTGTTGGAGGAACCTGTAAGCATAGAAGAAAATGATGAAGATCAAGGCGGGGCGTTGCTAGAATACCGAGGTATACCCATCCACACGTCTTTTTATCTCAACAAAGTGGCGGGAATTGATGGAATCAGCATCATTGATTCAGAGCAAAGCCTCTCACAAATTCGAGCCTTCAACAACCTCAAGCGAGAGCTATGCAATTTTCCCGTTTTCAAGTATTATCAACCAGGGGAGCGAAGTGGTAAAAATGCCAAGCAAGACTTCAAAAGCATCACGGATTGGATTGAACGTTGCCAAAAAATGGCTTACCAGGCCAAAGAAGATTCAAAATTTGAATCCAGACTGAAGTGGCTAAACGAGGCTATATCCACCATTTTAAAAGACGAGGAGTATGAGTACAGCGATTTCAAGGTAAAATATACCGAAAGAGGAGACATACTCGAACTCACTAAACAACAACGTTTCAGTCCGGATAAATACACGTTCAGTATTGATCAGCTTTCCTCAGGTGAAAGAGCCTTGATCGGCATCGTGGCAGATTTGGCCATTGAACTTATTGAAAAAAATCCAAACTTTAGCAAGAATCCCATCAAAGAAGGCTTTGGCGTGGTGTTGATTGATGAGGTAGACGTGCATTTGCATCCAGAGTGGCAGTTGACCGTTGCTCAAAAATTGTGCGCAATATTTCCCAATGTACAGTTTGTAGTTACGTCACACAGCCCACTTGTACTCAGTAGCTTAACCACAAGACAAGTTCGGCAGATAACTGATTACCAAATTTTTGGAGTAGACAATGTTTATGGCAGAGATGCCTCCTATATCATCAAGGTTATCATGGAGGTGGCTAATGGCTCTTTGGCTGATGAAGTGAAAAAAATTGGTGATGAAATTGTGCAAGATAGGCTGAGTGAAGCAGAACAAAAATTGAAAGCGTTAATCACGGATATAAATTCAAAAGGTGAAGATGGTGAAAACCACCCGGATGTGTTGCGCTTGAGCAATTTAATGACTCGAAAAAAAATACTCAGTAGATGA
- the cmr1 gene encoding type III-B CRISPR module RAMP protein Cmr1 — protein sequence METITFLCKTITPMFIAGADGKTLEFRASSLKGAMRFWWRAFNAHIRVDSDVSPHGGKLNEGLRDIESRIFGGAGSSNVDAKRSSFSIQVMEIGRDANGYDLLPHRPTNSKLQAFLPASTFQVIIRIPENYRVVAKLFGDEVEVFNRDRLVTLFQLTSILGGMGKRVRRGMGSWQITSATIDQTQFPCLENPQINDIFSLVKILTPHYDLHSSGSIVMNFSGRMDKYPWVRKIEIGKKHTSADSLLYDISAATHLQKKPGLEDAYNASMGHAKMGRFASPIYVSVLPDNRSIVTTLNTIPDRDIHLSNPNIQDQFKKSFL from the coding sequence ATGGAAACAATAACATTCTTATGTAAGACAATCACCCCTATGTTCATTGCTGGTGCAGATGGGAAAACGTTAGAATTTCGGGCCAGTAGTCTGAAGGGGGCGATGCGATTTTGGTGGAGAGCATTTAACGCGCATATTCGAGTTGATAGTGATGTTTCGCCACATGGAGGAAAGCTGAATGAAGGCCTGAGGGATATTGAGTCTCGTATTTTTGGTGGAGCTGGTTCAAGTAACGTAGACGCCAAGCGTAGTTCATTTTCAATACAAGTCATGGAAATAGGTAGGGATGCTAATGGCTATGACTTGCTTCCTCACAGACCAACGAATTCCAAGCTCCAGGCTTTCCTGCCCGCTTCTACTTTTCAGGTCATCATCCGCATTCCCGAAAATTATAGGGTTGTTGCCAAATTGTTCGGTGATGAAGTAGAGGTTTTTAACCGAGATCGATTGGTAACCTTGTTTCAATTGACCAGTATTCTAGGGGGTATGGGAAAAAGAGTGCGCCGAGGTATGGGCAGTTGGCAGATTACTTCAGCTACCATTGACCAAACTCAATTTCCTTGCCTTGAGAACCCTCAAATCAATGATATTTTTAGCCTGGTAAAAATACTGACGCCCCATTATGACTTACATTCAAGTGGTTCGATTGTGATGAATTTTTCAGGCAGAATGGATAAGTACCCTTGGGTGAGAAAAATCGAAATTGGAAAAAAACACACCTCTGCAGATTCCCTGCTTTATGACATCAGTGCTGCAACTCATTTACAAAAAAAACCAGGCTTGGAAGATGCTTACAATGCTTCAATGGGTCATGCGAAAATGGGACGTTTTGCTTCCCCAATTTATGTATCCGTTTTGCCGGATAACCGCTCTATTGTTACAACTTTGAATACGATCCCTGATCGAGATATTCATTTGAGCAATCCAAACATACAAGACCAATTCAAGAAAAGTTTTTTATAA
- the cas10 gene encoding type III-B CRISPR-associated protein Cas10/Cmr2: protein MSQHLFLFTIGPVQSFIAQARKTIDLKAGSDILSKLIQEAISTAQSQFQAEIIVPYAAPDGSSASMPNRFLAQINIASGNCRAMGIAMQQVVEARWKSFAEEALQNMKVVDADETFIQRFKEQIKHSLEVYWVFEPLANEADYRRAYQAIVRNISAIKNTRIFGSLPPNENGRKCSITGERDALVFNHQFPRPSYADPVKTKFLVKSPVHLGAGEGLSAIVATKRFYQLKGFKSTAGIAAMAFLNQAESKMRLQFEGYRKQFHADDWDEQLLYTENLTTDYFKKHLSQQLPDNITPVLLRQLLKELWAKGKELGFPAQTPYYALLSFDGDQMGRIWAGEESSLMDQANLKAFQKKLAELLAGFARKAKDYLDAGRGQTIYAGGDDFTGFINLHYLFETLQFLRNLFRNEVSQPMGLPHEISFSAGICIAHYKTPLGEVVRNAQLAQDHAKEDARRNAFCIHTMKRSGEVLRASIRWGDNQDALNNWTALRTCVNYMQQGCFSNTFIGSITTELLGLMGRQGNLPVEFLPMIKLELKRLIQRAKIDAGMKTYLQANPQETADGVLDNMKKAVLILLENSPEKNKLQNALNMYQIADFLNRQPDHAN from the coding sequence ATGAGCCAACATCTCTTTCTCTTCACCATAGGCCCGGTGCAATCGTTTATTGCACAAGCACGCAAAACGATCGACCTCAAAGCAGGCAGCGATATTTTATCGAAACTTATTCAAGAGGCCATTAGTACCGCACAGTCTCAGTTTCAAGCTGAAATCATTGTACCTTATGCAGCCCCAGATGGTTCATCCGCGTCGATGCCCAATCGGTTTCTAGCGCAAATAAACATTGCTTCTGGAAATTGCCGGGCTATGGGAATTGCCATGCAACAAGTAGTAGAGGCCCGATGGAAATCTTTTGCTGAAGAAGCCCTTCAAAACATGAAGGTTGTGGATGCGGATGAAACCTTTATCCAGCGCTTTAAGGAGCAAATCAAACATAGTTTGGAAGTCTATTGGGTATTTGAACCTCTTGCCAATGAAGCAGATTATCGCCGAGCTTACCAAGCCATTGTAAGGAACATTTCGGCGATCAAAAATACCCGCATTTTTGGCTCATTGCCGCCGAATGAGAATGGTCGAAAATGTTCGATCACTGGAGAGCGAGATGCCTTGGTCTTCAACCATCAATTTCCTAGACCAAGTTATGCAGATCCTGTAAAAACAAAATTCTTGGTTAAAAGTCCAGTGCATTTGGGCGCAGGAGAGGGGCTTTCGGCAATAGTAGCAACCAAAAGATTCTATCAATTAAAAGGGTTTAAATCCACAGCTGGAATTGCTGCCATGGCCTTTTTGAATCAGGCGGAATCAAAAATGAGACTGCAATTCGAAGGCTACCGTAAGCAGTTTCATGCCGATGATTGGGATGAACAACTCCTCTATACTGAAAACCTTACTACTGATTATTTCAAAAAGCACCTCTCCCAACAATTGCCAGATAACATTACACCCGTGCTACTTCGACAATTGCTTAAAGAGCTTTGGGCAAAAGGAAAAGAACTGGGCTTTCCTGCCCAAACGCCCTACTATGCGCTGCTTTCTTTTGATGGGGATCAGATGGGGCGCATTTGGGCTGGAGAGGAAAGTAGCCTAATGGATCAAGCCAATCTTAAGGCATTTCAAAAAAAGCTGGCTGAGCTTTTAGCAGGATTTGCCCGTAAAGCTAAAGATTACCTGGATGCTGGACGCGGACAAACCATTTACGCTGGAGGTGATGACTTCACGGGCTTCATCAACCTGCATTACCTTTTTGAGACCTTACAATTCTTGCGCAATTTATTTCGCAACGAAGTGAGCCAGCCGATGGGCCTACCACATGAAATCAGCTTCTCGGCAGGTATCTGCATTGCTCATTACAAAACTCCATTGGGTGAAGTCGTGCGCAATGCCCAACTCGCCCAAGATCACGCCAAGGAAGATGCCAGGCGCAATGCCTTTTGCATCCATACCATGAAGCGCTCGGGTGAAGTGCTACGAGCAAGCATACGCTGGGGTGATAACCAAGACGCGCTAAACAACTGGACCGCCCTCCGTACTTGTGTCAACTACATGCAACAAGGATGTTTTTCCAATACTTTTATCGGTAGCATCACAACTGAACTTCTCGGGTTGATGGGCCGCCAGGGGAATCTTCCTGTTGAATTTTTACCCATGATAAAACTGGAGTTAAAGCGGCTCATTCAACGTGCCAAGATTGATGCAGGGATGAAAACCTATTTGCAGGCCAATCCCCAAGAAACTGCTGATGGCGTATTAGACAATATGAAAAAGGCGGTGTTGATTCTCCTGGAAAATAGTCCTGAAAAGAACAAACTTCAGAATGCCTTGAACATGTATCAAATTGCTGACTTCCTAAATCGACAACCCGATCATGCAAATTAA
- the cmr3 gene encoding type III-B CRISPR module-associated protein Cmr3 — MQIKLRAFDTLFFRDGKPFSRGEEVWANGMFPPPPSVVYGAMRTAFFSRNLDALPMAGTDDDPSAQLSINALFLHKNDKVYLPCPYDLVQRKGELDNHIGQLNLQDFSSVSSSLPSSFALCPPLGFAPAIPMGGRHYVTLDDFIAYISEAKIPEQCVKTDVFFVKEPKIGLTRSTETGSAEEGKLYRVELFRPRADTGIFIDYSTDGSAFSLPDAGFFNMGGEGKSVQYALVEKKVEIPRPHITGKRFKIVVCTPAFFENGWLPSGFSENLEGNWCGHSLKILAVALDRPLHLGGFDMKNNRPKSMSRAVSAGAVYYVETEEEDVNAVAKSFHGHCLSEFGMDRQGYGLSFVGNISSSDQLSKNA; from the coding sequence ATGCAAATTAAACTCCGCGCTTTTGATACCCTCTTTTTTAGAGACGGCAAGCCCTTTTCTAGGGGCGAAGAAGTCTGGGCCAATGGTATGTTTCCACCTCCGCCAAGTGTGGTATACGGTGCCATGCGGACAGCCTTTTTTAGCCGAAATCTGGATGCATTGCCTATGGCGGGTACCGACGATGATCCTAGTGCACAACTCAGCATCAATGCCTTGTTTTTGCATAAAAACGATAAGGTTTATTTACCTTGCCCTTATGATTTGGTGCAACGCAAAGGAGAATTGGACAACCATATTGGGCAATTGAATTTACAAGATTTCTCTAGCGTTAGTTCTTCTTTACCTAGTTCTTTTGCCTTATGCCCTCCACTGGGTTTTGCCCCTGCTATACCCATGGGGGGCAGACATTATGTGACGCTTGATGATTTTATTGCCTACATATCAGAGGCAAAAATACCGGAGCAATGTGTTAAAACCGATGTTTTTTTTGTAAAAGAACCCAAAATAGGGCTAACCCGAAGTACAGAAACAGGAAGCGCTGAAGAAGGAAAACTGTACCGGGTTGAACTCTTCCGTCCCCGTGCAGACACAGGTATTTTTATTGATTATTCTACGGATGGATCAGCGTTCTCGCTTCCGGATGCGGGGTTCTTTAATATGGGTGGAGAAGGTAAATCTGTACAGTATGCACTAGTTGAAAAAAAAGTGGAGATTCCGCGGCCTCATATTACAGGTAAACGATTCAAAATTGTCGTGTGTACACCTGCATTTTTTGAAAATGGTTGGTTGCCGAGCGGGTTTTCTGAAAATCTGGAGGGGAACTGGTGCGGGCATTCCTTGAAAATACTGGCTGTTGCCCTGGATCGGCCTCTTCATTTGGGAGGCTTTGATATGAAAAACAACCGTCCAAAGTCCATGTCTAGGGCGGTTTCAGCAGGTGCGGTCTATTACGTTGAAACGGAGGAGGAAGACGTAAACGCCGTTGCCAAATCGTTTCATGGACATTGTCTTTCTGAATTTGGGATGGATCGCCAGGGATATGGACTGTCCTTTGTAGGAAATATAAGCTCATCTGATCAACTTTCAAAAAACGCATAA